One window of Cupriavidus oxalaticus genomic DNA carries:
- a CDS encoding EAL domain-containing protein, which yields MPGHDAAQPQFLLIPGVPAGPVVPRAQIPPLHAVFQPIVHAGNAELLGYEALVRGPAGSPYALPEALFRLAQGVENTIALEIETARTALAAWRGLELPGKLFLNFSPMTLRHLLADRERLSGALLRAGIAPSRLVIEVTEQTPIGDAASFGTATSLLRELGMQYALDDFGSGHANLDLLAQLSPQFVKIDKSLIRGIGSCSRRLEILRAVMRMMSAFGGRVIAEGIEHEDELAVVRDLGVTGAQGYYIGRPSARPDTQVAPQVLRTLASRHIAVFPQVVRSGWSGMTAGRLLRPAPTVSPAASNDAVLRMFQNQPELDAVAVVHDDGRPLAIIGRQGFIDRYAAPFHRELYGKKACIAMANREPACFERSATLEEMAQILSGENTRSLADGFLITEQGRYIGLGTGADLIRAITEVRMEAARYANPLTFLPGNIPLNQHIERLIDAASEFHACYVDLNHFKPFNDKYGYWKGDEMLKGAAAILAEACDPARDFIGHVGGDDFLVLFQSSDWPARMREAIRRFNDAALAMYAPGDRAAGGMQGEDRRGLPVFFPPVSMAAGVVCVSGEGVAALQRLGSQHIGAAAAVAKREAKRSATGMAVLEFLSLAPALQA from the coding sequence ATGCCCGGCCACGACGCCGCACAGCCACAGTTCCTCCTCATCCCGGGCGTACCGGCCGGGCCGGTGGTGCCACGCGCGCAGATCCCGCCGCTGCATGCGGTGTTCCAGCCGATCGTGCACGCCGGCAATGCCGAACTGCTCGGCTACGAAGCACTGGTCCGCGGCCCCGCGGGATCGCCTTACGCATTGCCGGAAGCCCTGTTCCGCCTGGCGCAGGGCGTGGAGAACACCATCGCGCTGGAAATCGAGACGGCGCGCACCGCGCTGGCCGCCTGGCGCGGTTTGGAACTGCCGGGCAAGCTGTTCCTGAATTTCAGCCCGATGACGTTGCGGCATCTGCTGGCCGATCGAGAGCGCTTGTCGGGGGCATTGCTGCGCGCCGGTATCGCACCGTCGCGGCTGGTGATCGAGGTCACCGAGCAGACCCCGATCGGCGATGCCGCGAGCTTCGGCACGGCCACGTCGCTGCTGCGCGAGCTGGGCATGCAGTATGCGCTGGACGACTTCGGCTCCGGCCATGCCAACCTGGACCTGCTGGCGCAACTGTCGCCGCAGTTCGTCAAGATCGACAAGTCGCTGATACGCGGCATCGGCTCGTGCTCGCGGCGGCTGGAGATATTGCGTGCGGTGATGCGCATGATGAGCGCCTTTGGCGGGCGCGTCATTGCCGAGGGCATCGAGCATGAGGATGAGCTTGCGGTGGTGCGCGACCTCGGCGTGACCGGTGCGCAGGGCTACTACATCGGCAGGCCGTCGGCGCGCCCGGATACGCAGGTGGCACCGCAGGTGCTGCGCACGCTGGCGTCCCGGCATATCGCGGTGTTTCCGCAGGTGGTGCGCTCGGGCTGGTCCGGCATGACCGCCGGGCGGCTGTTGCGTCCGGCACCGACCGTGTCGCCCGCCGCCAGCAATGACGCGGTGCTGCGCATGTTCCAGAACCAGCCCGAGCTGGATGCCGTGGCGGTGGTCCATGACGATGGACGGCCGCTTGCCATCATCGGCCGCCAGGGCTTTATCGACCGCTACGCCGCGCCGTTCCACCGCGAGCTGTATGGCAAGAAGGCCTGCATTGCCATGGCCAACCGCGAGCCGGCCTGCTTTGAGCGCAGCGCGACGCTGGAGGAAATGGCGCAGATCCTGTCCGGAGAGAACACACGCTCGCTGGCCGATGGCTTCCTGATCACCGAGCAAGGCCGCTATATCGGGCTGGGCACCGGTGCCGACCTGATCCGCGCGATCACCGAAGTGCGCATGGAGGCGGCACGCTATGCCAATCCGCTGACGTTCCTGCCCGGCAATATCCCGCTCAACCAGCATATCGAGCGCCTGATCGACGCCGCCAGCGAGTTCCACGCGTGCTATGTCGACCTGAACCACTTCAAGCCGTTCAACGACAAGTACGGCTACTGGAAGGGCGACGAAATGCTCAAGGGCGCCGCCGCGATCCTGGCCGAGGCGTGCGACCCCGCGCGCGATTTCATTGGCCATGTCGGCGGCGACGACTTCCTGGTGCTGTTCCAGAGCAGCGACTGGCCGGCGCGGATGCGAGAGGCGATCCGGCGCTTCAACGATGCGGCACTCGCCATGTATGCGCCGGGGGATCGTGCCGCAGGCGGCATGCAGGGCGAAGACCGGCGCGGCCTGCCGGTGTTCTTTCCGCCGGTATCGATGGCGGCGGGCGTGGTGTGCGTCAGCGGGGAGGGCGTGGCTGCGCTGCAGCGCCTGGGCAGCCAGCATATCGGCGCCGCCGCGGCAGTCGCCAAGCGCGAGGCCAAGCGTTCGGCCACGGGCATGGCGGTGCTCGAGTTCCTGTCGCTGGCGCCAGCGCTGCAGGCCTAG
- a CDS encoding response regulator transcription factor, which yields MTIALLLGRSPQLQDVPDLLVRSGFRCSVFDAGRDLIHSALQQTYDMLLVPDEVADIPAIDVIRAVRSARSRDVPIMILGSDSSEDRLVDALDAGADDYMCRPLSHRVLLARIAALRRRVTGERLRQGLVVRAGPYQLNSVGRFATLRDERIELTPKEFDLAMLLFSNAGRVLPNSRIEQTVWRHELPPLSRALAGLMSRLRKTLRLGIENGIIVTVVYAHGYRLDVLEESSLPRLPVTGRELAARKPSGC from the coding sequence ATCACTATTGCGCTGCTGCTGGGCAGGTCGCCCCAGTTGCAGGACGTTCCCGACCTGCTGGTGCGCTCGGGTTTTCGCTGCAGCGTCTTCGACGCGGGCCGCGACCTGATCCACAGCGCCCTGCAGCAGACCTACGACATGCTGCTGGTTCCCGACGAAGTCGCCGACATCCCGGCCATCGACGTGATCCGCGCGGTGCGCAGCGCACGCTCGCGCGATGTGCCGATCATGATACTGGGCAGCGACAGCAGCGAAGACCGCCTGGTCGACGCGCTGGATGCCGGTGCTGACGACTACATGTGCCGTCCGCTCAGCCACCGCGTGCTGCTGGCGCGCATCGCCGCGCTGCGCCGCCGCGTGACCGGCGAGCGTTTGCGCCAGGGGTTGGTGGTGCGGGCCGGCCCGTACCAGCTCAACAGCGTCGGGCGCTTCGCCACGCTGCGCGACGAGCGCATCGAACTGACGCCGAAGGAATTCGACCTGGCCATGCTGCTGTTTTCCAACGCCGGCCGGGTGCTGCCCAACAGCCGCATCGAGCAGACGGTATGGCGCCATGAACTGCCGCCGCTGTCGCGGGCGCTGGCGGGCCTGATGTCGCGGCTGCGCAAGACGCTGCGGCTTGGCATCGAGAACGGCATCATCGTCACCGTCGTCTACGCCCATGGCTATCGCCTCGATGTGCTGGAGGAAAGCAGCCTGCCGCGGCTGCCGGTAACAGGTCGTGAGCTGGCCGCGCGCAAGCCCTCTGGTTGCTAG